One segment of Gemmatimonadaceae bacterium DNA contains the following:
- a CDS encoding DUF4386 domain-containing protein, with translation MPHAETVPPDTIAAIRRTARLTGLCYLGLAVTGVFGFLLIRARLYVAADAAATLANLSTHTVLARAGIGMEMGIVLAQSLAAVWFYRLFRSIDTFAAGTLAAFGLINAIAILGSAALLASALAVAGNATLAAGGDAAATVQLLYVVSGNLWGVGAIFFGLWLIPMGWLVLHSGWMPRALGHVLMVGGVGYVLNAFVGQTVPGIGAVADALTIPASVGEFWMIGYLLWFGVRERPSGRADGRN, from the coding sequence ATGCCCCACGCAGAGACCGTCCCGCCAGACACCATCGCGGCGATCCGCCGCACCGCACGGCTCACGGGACTGTGCTATCTCGGCCTCGCCGTCACGGGAGTGTTCGGGTTCCTCCTGATTCGCGCACGGCTGTACGTTGCCGCTGATGCCGCAGCCACCCTGGCCAACCTCTCGACGCACACCGTACTGGCGCGCGCGGGCATCGGGATGGAGATGGGCATCGTCCTCGCGCAGTCGCTGGCGGCTGTGTGGTTCTACAGGCTTTTCCGCAGCATTGACACGTTCGCCGCCGGAACACTCGCCGCGTTCGGACTTATCAACGCGATCGCGATCCTCGGCAGCGCTGCCCTGCTCGCGAGCGCTCTTGCTGTCGCCGGCAACGCCACGCTCGCGGCGGGTGGTGATGCGGCCGCCACGGTGCAGCTGCTCTACGTGGTGAGCGGGAATCTTTGGGGTGTCGGCGCGATCTTCTTCGGGCTGTGGCTCATCCCGATGGGCTGGCTCGTGCTCCACTCCGGATGGATGCCGCGCGCACTCGGCCACGTGCTCATGGTGGGCGGTGTCGGATACGTGCTCAATGCATTCGTCGGCCAGACGGTCCCGGGGATCGGTGCGGTCGCTGATGCGCTCACGATTCCGGCCTCGGTCGGCGAGTTCTGGATGATCGGGTATCTGCTGTGGTTCGGGGTGCGCGAGCGGCCGTCAGGCCGGGCGGACGGCCGCAACTGA
- a CDS encoding HigA family addiction module antidote protein → MATKLTPIHPGEVLLADFLEPFGLSQYRLARDISVAPRRINEIVHGTRAVTADTALRLGRYFGTSPQFWLNLQSRYDLEVEQDRLGGRLRSEVSIFARAS, encoded by the coding sequence ATGGCTACCAAGCTGACACCGATTCACCCGGGCGAAGTGCTGCTGGCGGACTTCCTGGAGCCCTTTGGGCTGTCGCAGTATCGCCTCGCACGCGACATCAGTGTCGCCCCACGCCGCATCAATGAGATTGTGCACGGCACGCGGGCGGTGACCGCGGATACGGCCCTGCGCCTGGGGCGCTACTTCGGCACCTCCCCGCAGTTCTGGCTGAACCTGCAGAGTCGGTATGATCTCGAAGTCGAGCAGGACCGCCTCGGTGGGCGCCTGCGGTCGGAAGTGAGCATCTTCGCGCGCGCCAGCTGA
- a CDS encoding DinB family protein: protein MTPPAAHTPPEIELVLETLASTPTQIARIVRGHDDRQLLRQPAAGEWSARDIVAHLRACAAVWGRCIDRMITEDHPTIRHVSPRTWIRKTDYLDQGFRVSLREFSEARARLLDRVRLLDAAGWSRRATVTGTTSGRDATVLTYARRIADHEVHHLDQLRRTVAR from the coding sequence ATGACACCGCCCGCAGCGCACACTCCGCCCGAAATCGAGCTGGTACTGGAGACGCTGGCCAGTACGCCGACACAGATCGCCCGGATCGTCCGTGGGCATGATGATCGGCAGCTTCTGCGTCAGCCGGCGGCGGGTGAGTGGTCGGCCCGCGACATCGTGGCGCACCTGCGGGCCTGCGCGGCGGTGTGGGGGCGCTGCATCGACCGGATGATCACGGAAGACCACCCGACGATCCGGCATGTGTCACCCCGCACGTGGATCAGGAAGACGGACTATCTCGATCAGGGCTTCCGGGTCTCACTGCGAGAGTTCTCTGAGGCGCGAGCCAGACTGCTCGACCGCGTGCGGCTCCTCGACGCGGCCGGCTGGTCTCGTCGCGCGACAGTCACGGGAACGACATCGGGGCGCGACGCGACCGTGCTCACCTACGCGAGGCGCATCGCTGATCATGAAGTACATCACCTGGACCAGCTCCGGCGCACCGTCGCCCGATGA
- a CDS encoding type II toxin-antitoxin system RelE/ParE family toxin has product MITSFADRETERLFQRDRVRRFPAELHRVMLRKLVQLDAVTALDELRVPPGNRLEKLQGDRAGQYSIRVNDQWRVCFRWKEGAPQGVEIVDYHD; this is encoded by the coding sequence ATGATCACGAGCTTCGCGGATCGCGAGACGGAGCGCCTGTTCCAGCGCGACCGGGTGCGGCGGTTTCCTGCCGAACTCCACCGTGTGATGCTGCGGAAGCTCGTCCAGCTCGATGCCGTGACAGCGCTGGACGAACTGCGCGTGCCGCCAGGCAATCGCCTCGAGAAGCTGCAGGGAGATCGCGCAGGCCAGTACAGCATCCGCGTGAATGACCAGTGGCGCGTCTGTTTCCGCTGGAAGGAAGGAGCACCGCAGGGCGTCGAAATCGTGGACTATCATGACTGA
- a CDS encoding alpha/beta hydrolase, translated as MWRRFRAALSVSLTWAAAGSAIGFVIARLPGVNSDLPLPLAFAPLGFIAGIAFSAILVLSSRRGASRLSLPRFAGWGALGGFAIASVITAGAAYRGGDVVKEFLLFGPALMIGSASLAAGSLALARRADARQRQVPPDSRSRPDVPDRFPRTGAMLLALALCTSSPSHVIAQPGWQPVAGHTQIPLWPGTPPNARPGVGGEAVHVAVDARTGVENLVGGKPYSYIENVTRPTITLYTPTARTTGAAVIVYPGGGFNVLAMDIEGTEVCDWLTTHGVTCVLLKYRVPCAHVGAYRECPQAHQDAQRAMRLVRSRAREWAIDPRRIGVLGFSAGAHMAIMSSTRFSHTYPPVDAADSVSSRPDFALVLYPGRMAYRHSNFRPNPGIRVTDRTPPTFLVHARDDDMNPVENSLLYADALRRARVPAQIHIFATGGHAFGLRQTGLSASGWPDLAAAWLKGIGVINR; from the coding sequence ATGTGGCGACGCTTCCGTGCTGCACTGAGCGTCAGCCTCACCTGGGCCGCCGCCGGATCCGCCATCGGCTTCGTCATCGCGCGCCTGCCTGGCGTGAACTCGGATCTGCCGCTCCCGCTCGCCTTCGCCCCGCTCGGTTTCATCGCAGGCATCGCGTTTTCGGCCATCCTCGTGCTGTCGAGCCGTCGTGGTGCGTCGCGACTGTCGCTGCCGCGCTTCGCCGGCTGGGGCGCCCTGGGTGGGTTCGCGATCGCCAGCGTCATCACCGCCGGCGCCGCATACCGGGGCGGGGACGTGGTGAAGGAGTTCCTGCTCTTCGGGCCCGCACTGATGATCGGGAGCGCGAGTCTCGCCGCGGGCTCGCTGGCGCTGGCGCGGCGTGCAGATGCGAGGCAACGGCAGGTGCCTCCCGACTCCCGGTCACGTCCCGATGTGCCTGATCGATTCCCTCGCACCGGTGCGATGCTGCTCGCCCTCGCGCTGTGCACCAGCTCGCCCAGCCACGTCATCGCGCAACCGGGCTGGCAACCGGTCGCGGGCCACACGCAGATCCCCCTCTGGCCAGGCACCCCGCCAAACGCACGACCCGGCGTCGGCGGCGAGGCTGTGCACGTCGCCGTCGATGCCCGGACGGGCGTGGAGAACCTCGTCGGCGGCAAGCCGTACTCGTACATCGAGAACGTCACCCGGCCGACGATCACGCTCTACACGCCGACGGCTCGCACCACAGGCGCGGCCGTCATCGTGTACCCGGGCGGTGGCTTCAACGTGCTCGCCATGGACATCGAAGGCACGGAAGTGTGTGACTGGCTGACCACACACGGCGTGACCTGCGTACTGCTCAAGTACCGGGTGCCGTGTGCGCACGTGGGTGCCTACCGCGAGTGCCCGCAGGCGCACCAGGACGCGCAGCGGGCCATGCGCCTCGTGCGATCACGCGCCCGCGAATGGGCGATCGATCCCCGCCGCATCGGCGTGCTGGGTTTCTCGGCCGGCGCGCACATGGCCATCATGAGCAGCACGCGATTCTCGCACACGTACCCGCCGGTGGATGCCGCCGACAGCGTGAGCTCGCGACCGGACTTCGCGCTGGTCCTCTATCCCGGGCGGATGGCGTACCGGCACAGCAACTTCAGGCCGAATCCAGGCATCCGCGTCACCGACCGGACGCCGCCGACGTTCCTCGTCCACGCCCGTGACGACGACATGAACCCGGTGGAGAATTCGCTCCTCTACGCGGACGCCTTGCGCCGCGCGCGTGTGCCGGCGCAGATCCACATCTTTGCGACGGGCGGACACGCGTTCGGGCTGCGACAGACTGGGCTGTCGGCGTCGGGGTGGCCGGACCTGGCAGCGGCATGGCTGAAGGGGATCGGTGTGATCAACCGCTGA
- a CDS encoding ankyrin repeat domain-containing protein codes for MNQLPFPPDADVGCDVVLGHLREGSFTILAPVVTSAGHTDSRMVQLYRDGCFAGHAAALAEALTCAAFVGAVETVEYLIGAGVPPDGGRSTGLNAMHWAANRGQTAVVLVLIGAGAALEARNAYGGTVLGAAVWAAVHETKPGHMAVIQSLLEAGAEVREAEYPCGDPAVDALLASFGARVA; via the coding sequence GTGAACCAACTCCCGTTCCCGCCTGACGCTGATGTCGGCTGCGACGTCGTGCTGGGTCACCTGCGCGAGGGCAGCTTCACGATCCTCGCGCCCGTCGTGACGTCGGCTGGACACACGGACTCCCGCATGGTGCAGTTGTACCGCGACGGGTGCTTCGCTGGCCACGCGGCAGCACTCGCGGAAGCACTCACCTGCGCCGCGTTCGTTGGTGCGGTCGAAACCGTCGAGTATCTCATCGGTGCTGGTGTGCCGCCCGACGGCGGACGCAGCACGGGGCTCAACGCCATGCACTGGGCGGCGAACCGCGGACAAACCGCGGTGGTCCTGGTGCTGATCGGTGCGGGCGCCGCGCTCGAGGCGCGGAACGCATACGGAGGCACCGTGCTGGGGGCCGCCGTGTGGGCTGCAGTCCACGAGACGAAGCCAGGGCACATGGCCGTCATCCAGTCGCTGCTGGAGGCTGGCGCGGAAGTCCGGGAGGCCGAGTATCCCTGCGGAGATCCAGCCGTCGATGCGTTGCTCGCGTCGTTCGGGGCACGCGTCGCGTGA
- a CDS encoding S9 family peptidase — MTPLVFLRARQAACLLLAVAPHALHAQARPAPLTYAAIRGAPFPNELVAAAGADRIAWASNDNGRRNLFTAAGPSWAPQQLTSVTADDGQELTSVALSRDGAWAVYVRGGDHGSNWDDALPVNPVGMPLPPKVQLWSVSTRGGEPHLLGDGDAPVISPKGDVVVFEKDRHLWSVPIDGSSAAQRIVAARGTNGSATFSPDGSRLAFVSDRGDHAFIGVYADANTPIQWVAPGTSRDARPQWSPDGTRLVFMRRPGAGGAPAPMLEAQPQAWALWIGDVARGTATELWRAPFTLRGSPPSTEGGVNLHWAARDRIVFLSYVDGWPHLYSIASTGGQPLLLTPGDGMAEYITVSPDGSTVWFCGNMGRTPGDIDRRHLVRVPVDTAAPVVVTPGTGLEWTPTVTGGGTLAYIAATAQRPPQVAVRGAGEPRARLLGEAAIASYPAAQLVTPTSVTFTASDGGKVYGQLFMPAGGPARKPAVVFVHGGPPRQMLTGWHYSDYYSATYAMNQYLASRGFVVLAVNYRLGIGYGYEFHRAPHAGAQGASEYLDVKAAGEWLKARADVDGARIGIYGGSYGGYLTALALGRDSDLFAAGVDLHGVHDMTVPGSGAGTALAAALNNVQVDPAARAEAAKVAWTSSPVSSVSTWKSPVLLIHGDDDRNVRFSQTTDLVQRLTAQRVPFEELVIVDDTHHWMRHANSVRVYEAAAEFLVRTLRGAPARVP, encoded by the coding sequence GTGACACCCCTCGTCTTCCTCCGCGCTCGGCAGGCCGCCTGCCTGCTGCTCGCCGTCGCACCGCACGCCCTCCACGCCCAGGCGCGCCCCGCGCCGCTGACGTACGCGGCGATCCGCGGTGCGCCGTTCCCGAACGAGCTCGTTGCCGCGGCCGGCGCCGACCGCATCGCGTGGGCCTCGAATGACAACGGCCGTCGCAACCTGTTCACGGCCGCAGGCCCGTCGTGGGCGCCGCAGCAGCTCACCAGCGTCACGGCGGACGATGGCCAGGAGCTGACGAGCGTCGCCCTCTCGCGCGATGGCGCGTGGGCGGTGTACGTGCGCGGCGGCGACCACGGTTCCAACTGGGACGACGCGTTGCCCGTCAACCCAGTCGGCATGCCGCTGCCACCGAAGGTGCAGCTCTGGAGCGTGTCCACGCGCGGCGGTGAGCCGCACCTGCTCGGCGACGGTGATGCGCCGGTGATCTCGCCGAAGGGTGATGTCGTGGTGTTCGAGAAGGATCGCCACCTGTGGTCGGTGCCGATCGACGGCTCGTCGGCGGCGCAGCGCATCGTCGCGGCGCGCGGCACGAACGGCAGCGCGACCTTCAGCCCCGATGGCTCGCGGCTCGCGTTCGTGTCGGACCGCGGCGACCACGCCTTCATCGGCGTCTACGCCGACGCGAACACCCCCATCCAGTGGGTCGCGCCGGGCACGTCGCGTGACGCGCGGCCGCAGTGGAGTCCGGATGGCACCCGGCTGGTATTCATGCGGCGCCCGGGTGCGGGTGGCGCGCCGGCCCCGATGCTGGAGGCGCAGCCGCAGGCCTGGGCGCTGTGGATCGGTGATGTCGCGCGCGGCACGGCGACCGAGTTATGGCGGGCGCCGTTCACGCTGCGCGGCTCGCCACCCAGCACCGAGGGCGGCGTGAACCTGCACTGGGCGGCGCGCGACCGTATCGTATTCCTGTCGTACGTGGATGGCTGGCCGCACCTGTACTCCATCGCGAGCACGGGCGGCCAACCGTTGCTGCTCACGCCGGGTGATGGCATGGCCGAGTACATCACAGTGAGCCCGGACGGCTCGACGGTGTGGTTCTGCGGGAACATGGGGCGCACACCGGGTGACATCGATCGCCGCCACCTCGTGCGCGTGCCGGTGGACACGGCGGCGCCCGTGGTGGTGACACCGGGCACAGGGCTCGAGTGGACGCCGACCGTGACGGGCGGTGGCACGCTGGCGTACATCGCAGCCACGGCGCAGCGCCCGCCGCAGGTGGCGGTGCGTGGTGCGGGCGAGCCGCGCGCGCGACTACTCGGCGAGGCGGCGATCGCGTCGTATCCGGCCGCGCAACTGGTGACGCCGACCTCGGTGACGTTCACCGCGAGCGATGGCGGGAAGGTGTACGGCCAGCTCTTCATGCCGGCAGGTGGTCCCGCGCGCAAGCCGGCCGTGGTGTTCGTGCACGGTGGTCCGCCACGGCAGATGCTGACGGGCTGGCACTACAGCGACTACTACTCGGCCACGTATGCGATGAACCAGTACCTCGCGAGCCGCGGCTTCGTCGTACTCGCGGTGAACTACCGGCTCGGCATCGGCTACGGGTACGAGTTTCACCGCGCGCCGCACGCGGGTGCGCAGGGCGCGAGTGAGTACCTCGACGTGAAGGCGGCGGGCGAGTGGCTGAAGGCGCGTGCGGATGTCGATGGGGCGCGCATCGGCATCTACGGCGGCTCGTATGGCGGCTACCTCACGGCGCTGGCGCTGGGTCGCGACAGCGACCTCTTCGCAGCGGGTGTGGACCTGCATGGTGTGCACGACATGACGGTGCCGGGCTCCGGCGCGGGCACGGCGCTGGCGGCCGCGCTCAACAACGTGCAGGTGGACCCGGCCGCGCGCGCGGAGGCCGCGAAGGTGGCGTGGACGTCGTCGCCGGTGAGTTCCGTGTCGACGTGGAAGTCACCTGTGCTGCTGATCCATGGCGACGACGATCGCAACGTGCGCTTCAGCCAGACGACGGACCTGGTACAGCGGCTGACGGCGCAGCGGGTGCCGTTCGAGGAGCTGGTGATCGTGGACGACACGCATCACTGGATGCGACATGCAAACTCGGTAAGGGTGTACGAGGCGGCGGCGGAGTTCCTGGTGCGGACGCTGCGGGGCGCGCCGGCGCGGGTGCCGTAG
- a CDS encoding LysR family transcriptional regulator, protein MDTTLLRSFLEVADAGTLSAAARQLGMSQPSLTAQVQRLEASIGARLFVRHARGVTLTEAGAALVPRARRILDTVRETEVAVRGEQAAVSATLRVGAIPTVAPYVLPGAVQRLRARHGPGVRVELREDYSAVLAKLLLDGALDVVIAAVPYAFEHLDVELIGTDALVVAVPSAHAAARAGRITLAQLRESPAVTLDPAHCLGEQIEGFCASRHVRQPVVCRSAQLATVFELVGAGVGVSIVPAMAAVRYNTPWCAYLPLSDQVLQREIVAVWRKEVGRSVVAEEFVAGVGEVVRGG, encoded by the coding sequence ATGGACACCACCCTGCTCCGGAGCTTTCTCGAGGTCGCGGACGCCGGCACCCTGAGTGCGGCGGCGCGCCAGCTCGGCATGTCGCAGCCCTCGCTCACGGCGCAGGTGCAGCGCCTCGAGGCGTCGATTGGTGCGCGCCTCTTCGTGCGGCATGCGCGCGGGGTGACGCTGACCGAGGCTGGGGCGGCGCTGGTGCCGAGGGCGCGACGGATTCTCGACACGGTGCGCGAGACCGAGGTGGCGGTGCGTGGCGAGCAGGCGGCGGTGTCGGCCACCCTGCGGGTTGGCGCGATCCCGACCGTGGCGCCGTACGTGCTGCCCGGTGCGGTGCAGCGCCTGCGGGCGCGACATGGGCCCGGTGTGCGGGTGGAGCTGCGCGAGGACTACAGCGCGGTGCTGGCGAAGCTGCTGCTCGACGGTGCGCTGGACGTGGTGATCGCGGCGGTGCCGTACGCGTTCGAGCACCTGGATGTGGAGCTGATCGGCACGGATGCGCTGGTGGTGGCGGTGCCGAGTGCGCATGCGGCGGCGCGTGCGGGGCGGATCACGCTGGCGCAGTTGCGCGAGTCGCCGGCGGTGACGCTCGATCCGGCGCATTGCCTGGGGGAGCAGATCGAGGGGTTCTGTGCGAGCCGGCATGTGCGCCAGCCGGTGGTGTGTCGCAGTGCGCAGCTGGCGACGGTGTTCGAGCTGGTGGGGGCGGGGGTGGGGGTGAGTATCGTGCCGGCGATGGCGGCCGTGCGGTACAACACGCCGTGGTGTGCGTATCTGCCGCTCAGTGACCAGGTGTTGCAGCGGGAGATCGTGGCGGTGTGGAGAAAGGAGGTGGGGCGATCGGTGGTGGCGGAGGAGTTCGTGGCGGGAGTGGGTGAGGTGGTGCGTGGGGGGTGA